TAGCAcgattcattatttaaaataaatttatcaaaattcaaagtaaaattatCAGCGCTCATTGGGATGGAGCAGAAAGAGATGATGTTATTAGCCTGCTCCCGTTGATTTGGACCCTGTATTGTCCTCTAGTTTATTGTGGCTGACAACAGATTATTACTGCTAATATTTCTTGGTAACTCTTTTTCAAAGTCCCTACATTTACTTTGGCGTAAGAAAGTTAATAGGTCACTTAGTCCTATTTCCTATTTTGTGGGAAAACTTCATCAGTATCTCTAGTCAATATAAATTATTGTGTTCCAATATTGAGGCAGTTAGCAAAGTCTGACAAGACATTTAGTTCCAGGTAATGgtagagaaaattaaaacaaaattaagggaTTACCTTTTGTAACATAAACAACCCATACACCATTGTTCCAGATGCTTGCTTGTAAAGTTGACTGATCTTGGGAGTTTTATTTGCTATTTCGATAATTCTGTTTGGGACCTCAAAGTTTTGATCAAAGTCAGACACAGATGATGCTTCCTTTATTTCCATTACTCCTTTACATTCAGAGTAGTCAGATATGGTAATGACCTTCTTCCTTATGAATTTCTCTTTCAAGCTGATGTCGAAGACTTTCACATGGAAATACTGAGTCTTACTGGCCACTGTAGCATGAAACATTGTGCTTTTCCCATGTTCTGGGGACTCATATTTAAATGGTGCTGTTGCTTTCAGTACCATCACTGTCACTGGGTCCTTTTGGGGAACATTTCTTCTCGTATCCACCTGACATTGGGCCTGGGTTTGCTGATTCTGTGTTGGGCAGACACaagaaaacaaacttaaaacTTTGAGCAGGAGgtcggacgcggtggctcacgcctgtaatcaatcccagcactttgggaggctgaggtgggtggatcacgaggtcaggagatcaagaccaccctgattaacactgtgaaaccccgtctctactaaaaatacaaaaaaattagttgggcatagtggcaggcctctgtagtcccagctactggggaggcagaggcaggagaatggcgtgaacccgggaggcggagtttgcagtgagccgagatcacgccactgcactccagcctgggcgacagagcaacactccgtctcaaaaacaaacaaaacaaaacaaacaagaaaacaaaacaaaacgaaacaaaaaacttTGAACAGGAATACAAAGTCACTCTGCACGAGTGACTCTGCAGAGCTTTTGACCCAACAACTTTCACAGATACGTGGAGCTGGGGGCTAGGCTAGACAGGGATTGCTGAACTGAAAGGAAAGGCACATGAGCTGGTATAGTTTAGCTAGTGAAAGTCTAAGGTAGCAGACAACGGGCTTGGAAATTAAATCACCCTCATTGACTCAGAATAATCTTCCTGAAGCAAAGCATGATTAGCTGCATGAACAATCTAGAGCAGCAGATGATGAAAGCATTATTGTGAAGAAACTTTAAAGAAAGATTAGAATATAATAACAAATCCAAATATCTCCTCTACCTACTTAAATTATCAaagacaatcaacaaagtgaaaacaacttggatagcattaaaaatgaagaaccaTGCCCACCACAAGCCTCAAACATCATTAGATGTTCTAATGATCAAACATTCATTAGAAATTCTAATGATCACTAGTGTACTCTACCATTTTGAGGACCCAACTCCTTTGTTTCTTCCCAAGAAACAGAGCTGTTACAAGTGGAAAGACTTGGCCTGGCTCAGCATATAAGTAGTCTCAGGTAGAGGATTTCTGGTTAGAGCTATGTCCTCGACAGCATTTCACAGTGGCTAGAACgctaacaataatgaaaaaaggaCAAGTTTGTTTATCTCCTGTCCTCTCCCCACAGTGGCCTGGCCTATTTGAGTTGCAGCAGAATACTTTTCTGAAGAGAACATTGCCAGATCTGTACTAGGAAGTGTGGGGAGCAAAGATGAGCCATGGACTTGTATGTACTAGTACTAGAAGCCAAGCTACTTACCTGCACAGACCAGAAATGCTTAGTGGTCTGTCTTGGTGTTTTACACACAGTGATCGCCTGTGGGTAATTGGACTTTACTTGCATGTGGCTTCTCACCAATGTGAACAAGTTATCATAATATAGAAAACAGTTTTCCCTCAGCAAATCAGTAACATGAAGAGTTATGCATGAGAGTAACAATAGTAACAGTGGAACGCACTGTGACTGGgttaaaaaaagggagaagaggacCAGGAAAGAGTGTACCTGAGTAAATGAAGTGTTGGATGGAGTTGATGATGAGGTCTGGGGTAATGGGGGATGATTCATGGCTGCAGATGTGCTGGCTCCTGAGGGACGTGGGGGCTCACTCTGCTCCTGGGGCACCTTATTCCTTTTGGCTTCAGTCTTTCCTTTGttcagagtttttcttttctgaaagcaGTTTAATTTTCCTGTTAATGGGGTTTAGTATGAAAAGAAGCAGAGCAAGTTTTCATTACAACGTAGTAAGTTCTATTTATATTGGATGGGATGTCCTTGGAAACCCCAGGGAATTACAACCTCTCACTTGAAGATATGGACAATAGATAATATTGGGTGTGGATTGTTGCACTAAAAAAGAGATAGATGATTTCAACAGATGCATTACTGTTATCGCCACTGTGGTGTGATGAGAAGAGCACTGGACTTGCAATGAGAaaatctagatttgtgtaaggaTGGGCAAGATGTATATTAAATATGATTATTACCACATTTTTATAATGCAGATGATAATATATTTATGTCACAGAAattttttactacatttttatGATGCCTAACTCTTTACCCATCACAAAGATGATCCATAATTACTAATTTGGTAAATCTAAGCTGTGTTGAGATATTAGTGAAGAGCCATGTGCCATAGCAGAGTATCTTCTGTGGGACTTCAATCCTGCTCCTCTTTCTCAAGCTTACCTGAGCTACAGGAATCCTCTCTCCTACTTCAGATGTCAGTGTGTTTCTTGCGGTGGGTGCAGGTGCCACAAGacccacttcttcctggtttatttttttcattagaacTACTccttgtgctttcattttcctagcaactgacaaaagaaaagaaaaagggcacAATAGGCCTAGACTGGAATAGCTTATCTAAGACAGCTAAAGCAGTTTCAATATTACCTGCTGTCAGCTCCTGCATGAGAGTTCGGATTTGCCTGTTACCTCTACTACATTAACCCAGCCTGGCTGCTAGGAGGCCAACAGTAGCATGGTAGGCATAGGCACTGTCTCATTCTCCTCAGTGCTTTCCTCACTCCTCCCCTGTGCAGTGAGAACGTGCTTCCTGTCCTGTGAACTCCATGTGCCTCAGTCAACCCTTTCTCAGTCTTGTTCTCCTaccatttcttttaaatatctaaGGTCATGGTGCTGACAGGCTAGTCATGTTCTGTGCAATATCTGTTCAAATGACAGAAATATGACCTGAAAGGAAATATGATCTGAATTGTAATGTGGCAAAGTGCTAATATTggcttttgaattaaaaaaaacagtGATTTATATTAAGTGGAAAAATTCTATACTTCTCTTAATAGAACTATTTGCTGTGCAAATtggttaaatataaatatttcaaataaaatgcattttaaaaagtagctttttttcccctgacaTTTCTAATTTACTGAAACCCTCATCCTCTCATAAATccctgtctttaattttttatccCTACCCCAAATACATTCTTCTAAATCTATCAATCTCTTTTATATGAAATAGAATGTTCTAAATTGCCAACTGGTCAGTCTCTGAGGTGCCAACATCCCCATGACTGCTGAGTTATAAATTGGGAAAGGGATGTACCAGCTATGACCAAGGTGGGGTTCTACTCAAGACTGGGGAGAATCAAGGCAGAGTAGCCATGTGCAAGGTTTTCCCTATTACCTTTTGACTTCTCTTTTCGAAGATTGTTGACAAGGTTTTTAAGTGGTGGCATGTCTTTGGCCAGTTCTATTAGTTTGTCTACACAGGCAACACCTTGGAACTTTTTTTCCATCAAATCTGAAATCTTAATTCTGTTGTATTCCTCTTGCATTTTTGTAGTTAGTCCTAAATCATAGGCCAGTAAGGacttaattattataaaatgatactCATCCATGAGCTCGAATCCTTTCAGCAAAAGAATTTTCTTGTATTCATTTGCCATTTCTGAAGTTATAGCTTGGCctataaagtaaaaatgacacACAACATTACATATTTATgcagacaattttaaaaaatgagatatgcTTTTGTGAGTGAGTGTCCCAGGACAAAATGTTGTCCTTGGATGTGTATAAGAAAAAGGAACTAAGTTACCAGCTGTGTCACTGTGAACAATGGATCAAGACTTGCTTTATTAGGAGGTTCAGTGAAGTTCTTTCCTTTCAATGTTGGTTGTTGAGTTGGGTCAGAGGTGTATGTGGTGAAATGATGTTTGGAAACAGGTAATCGTTGCAGTATTTATAGTATGGGTTTTGTGGTGTCAAAGTCCCTGGTTCCCCTTCTGATACTTTACTGGAGCCTCAGCCTATCCTTCAATGCCTACCTCTTGGTTCCTGACTCTTCCCATACCCACTATGACCAAAGTGGCCTAAGTATAAATGGGCTGCAGCTACTTACCTTATATGAACAAACTTCTGCCACAGCACTACACTTCTGAGTAGTGAAATGGACTCTAGACCTTCTTGGCTCTCCCTAGTCGGCTCTCATTAGCATTTTGTCTCCCTGGGACTTATTCTCTGTGTCTCATGCATCtacaaaattatcattttactGTCCTCCTAACTGTTCTCTAGTGTAGAATtgcagcatttattttttgtccatttgtttttTACAGTCAATTATTTACCTCCAACTAGTCTTACTTTTACTAAAAGATTTCTGTCAGACAACCAAGTAGGTTTCTTTATGGATAAAGGCACGACTCTATTTTTCCTGAAATCCTTCAatgagttttgatttttattagtaTAAATTTCCACTCAGCATGACCTGAAAGGCCTTGAATAAACGATATCTTTCTTTGTATATGTGTCTGTTACTTTTGAATTTCTTACATCTTATGCTCTAGTAATATACAATATGTCATTCTTTTTCAGGTCTTCTCACTGTTAATTCCCTTCCCGCTACCTGGGAAAGCATTcccacttttcttcctctgaaTACTTCCTTAGAGTTTTTAATGCTTAAGTGAGGCTTTATCTTCTGGGAGCTGTTGTGGTCCCAGTCTCACGAATGTGTGCCTCTTTAACCCTTTGTGTACTACCTAAGGGTATTCAGTTCTTAATGTATATtccaattttctatttaaatttgtgGGTGTTCCTTTAGGTTGGTGACCATATGTTTGTGCAACTTTTCTATAATTAGAGTGTTCTAATTCTTAGGGCTGTAAATTGTTCTCTTTTGGGAGATAATGAGTGTTCCTGTGTTCAAACctatcaaataaagaaaaatttcacaCATGGGCACATACAGTAAAGTCAAagaatattaaaagcaaaatgataaaatcttccagaaatacTGAGTAGAACACCTACAAAGATTAAATACTCTGATTGAATAGTCTGTAGCAGGttaagaaagtaatttttacATAGTATTGATCCATAATTATGTATCTGCAATTTTACAACCTAAGAAGAAGCTGAAGGGTGAAAAGATTTGGGGGGTTTCAGGACTTGGGAAGGGATGAGAGTTAGCAGGGAAGTGTGGTAGCaaaatcactttgcaaattagAAATATGATGTAAAGTAATACGTGGCTGATATGGCTTGGCtatgtcccaacccaaatctcatcttgaattgcagttcccagaatccctatgtgtcatgggagggaccaagtagaggtaattgaatcatgggggtgttttccctatgatgttcttgtgatagtgagcaagttctcatgagatctgtggTTTTATAAACATCAGGCATTTCCCCTGctagcactcattctctctcctgccaccctgtgaagaggtgccttccatcaagattgtaagtttccttaggcctccccagccatgcagaactgtgagtcaattaaatctcttttctttataaattactcagtctcaggtatttcttcatagcagcatgagaaggaaCTAATACAGTGGTTATTTTTAATCTCCCTTATTCATCTCACTTTAATGTGTATAATGACATGGTTTGTTGAAGAACTCTTAATGTATTTGACATTAGGATGTTGATATTACCTCTACTGGGACAATTGCAATGCCTACATACAATGTATGCATTAAGTAGTCTTTCTAAAATCCCCCCCtgagtaaatgaattaaaaatcagAGTTGTCCCAGGAGTTTCAAGTGAAGTGCTGTGAATCAGTTttcaagcaaaaatatttttcaaactaaaattttgtaactggtcaaaatgttatttgaacgttatggtttaaaaaattattctcttgTTTACTGAGAGTGACATTAGCAAGATTACAGAcaaggaagttccagactttcatTATGTCATGAGAACACCAAATAAAGAACAATTTATGAACCAAACTAATGTTTTCAGCTGTTAAGAAGTGGTTGCAACAAAAGAAATTCTAAACCAAGATTAAGCCACACTCAAAATAGTAGAAAACTTCTAGGTGTTTTTCTTTGTCCCTGTTTAACTTTCTCCCTTGAACGGTGTGATGTGATCAGGAGAAAACTTCCTAATTCCTCATTCCTCCTCTGGAATAGAAGGAAAAGTGTGGAACTGCTTTGCAACATTATGGCTTCTCTGGAGGTTACTTGAGGGACTAGTATCTGCTTCACATGACTTGGAGCATTGATGGAAATGGTGACATAGTTTAAATGTCAGATTTGAGGCTGCAAAAGGTAGCGGTGGGTGCTCCAGCTTGTGAGAGCTGCATGGGATCTGCTACTCCCTGGGTGCCAGAAGGCAAGAGATTATGGATAGAGGAATACAATAGAACATCTAAGGTTACAAAAAGAGGCAGGTGTGGCTCTTAGGGAAATTATGGCTTAAAAGCAGTGTGTATATgagagaattacaaaaaaaaatgcatacacaTAAGCCCAGGCAAGACACACGTCCATATAGGCCTCAGAAAACATTTAGATTTCATACTTAGATGAAGAGTGAAAGTCCTCCCCTGAATGATGCCATTTAATAATGGTTGAGAGGGGGCTGTTTTtacaaatgtccagttttcaacaaaaagtgtgaaacagaaagaaacaggtaaacatggtcaatttaaaagaaaaaaatgaatctccAAAATCTTTCTCTAAAGAAACAGAGCGCTCAGACTTTCTTGTTAAAGACTAAAGCAGAACTCTTAAATATGATCAATGagttaaaggaaaatatgtacagacaactaaataaaatcaggaaaatggttaataaaatgagaatatacaaaaaaatagaaattaccagaaaaaaacccataaattctgaagctgaaaaccaAATTGACTGCATTGTAAAATTCACTAGAGGTTTTCCTCAGCCTACACCAATAGACAGAAGAATCGGTTACCTTGAAGACAGGTCATGTGTAATTATCAAGACTGaagaacaaaattttttaaaagatataaaggaAAGTGAACAGAACTTATAAATGACTTACAGTACATCATTAAGTAGGACAATATATGCATTATGTAAGTCTAAAAAGgtgatgaaaaagagaaaggaataacaaAATTACTTGAGTAAATAAggactgaaaactttccaaatttgagaAAAGACAAAATGTACAGATATAAGAAACCGAACAAGCTGCAACTATGATAAACTCAAAGAAACTTACACTATGACACATTATTATCAAATTACCAActctcaaagacaaaaacaaaatcatttaaaaagcacCAAGAAAAAGGTCCCTCATTATATACAAGAAATCTTCAATAGAATTATGAGCACATTTGTCAGTAAATACTTTGTAGACCAGAAAGTAGTGGGACAATATATCTCAAGTGTTTAAAGAAAAGTCTGGGAAACCTGCTATTCATAAATGAGAGAAATTAAGATATTCCTAGATAAATATAAGCTGAATGATTTCATTACCACTATATCTACcctaaaagaaatactaaagagcTTTCTTCAAGCTGAAACACAAGGATGCTAGGCAATAACTCAAACTCATACAAATGTACGTTCAAAATGTACATACAAAATGTACATACAAAAATGTAAGTTCTTCATGaaaggtaaatatatacataaatataaaacatggcTTTTGCTATTTTGATTTGtaatcactttttattattttataggatttaaaatgtgaaagcaaaacaatttataaatCAATGTCAATTGGTACACATTATATAAATGCAATTTgtaatattaacataaaatttgtGTTGAGGAGCTGTAAAGGAGTAAACATTTCGCATATGattgaagttaagttgttatcagttaAAAATAGATTGCTATAACTTTAGAATATCATACGCAACCTGATGATAACCACAAAGATATCTGTAGGATGTACACAAAGGAATAGAAGAACATTAAAATGTTTCACTAcaggaaaaatcaacaaaaagaagTCACTGAGAGAGGAGAGACAAAAACCTATTAAGACATacagaatataaatgaaaaatggcaACAGTACGTTCTAAGTTCTTATCAATAATTAGTTcaaatgtaaatggtttaaacTTACTAAtcaaaaagcatattaaaattacatatatagatatatcacaatgaatttaaaaacaggGGATCCAACTATATGTTGCATACAAGAGGCTCATTTTACAGATCTAAGGACAAGGATAGAAAGtgacagaataaaaaatatattccattgaaatattaaataagagaGCAGAGTTTGCTATGCtagtatcagataaaataaaaataacagtcaAACAGTGTTATAAGAGACAAAGATTATTACATAATGTTAAAAAGGCCAATTCACCtacaagatataaaaattagaaacacacatgcacaaaacatCAGAGCTCCTAATATATGAAACATTtacagaattgaagggagaaatagacagctCTAAAGTAGTAGTAAGAGACTTTAATGTTCCACTTTCAATAATAGATAGAACAACCTGacaagaaaattaggaaaaaataaatatcgaAAAACATTATAGACCACTTATAGACCAATTGTATCTAACAGATATATCCAAAACAGTAAAGCCAACAACAGTGGAATACACAGTTTTCACACGAACATATGGAACACTGTcccaaaatatactacaaattaGGACACCAAACAAGtgttaataaatgttaaatgtttgaaatcatacagagtatATTTTTTATCATAATGGAATAAACGTAGaaatcaacagaaagaaaactagaaaattcatgatcatgttaaaataaacaacacaaaCAATGAAACATGTACAAAGAGTCACAAGTCAAATTTAAATCTATATTTAGAGAAATtatatgaaaacacaacatatttcATTAAATGCAGAGAATATGGTGATGAGGGTAATTTGAAGATTTAAACAACTACATTTACAAAGAAGAAGactctcaaatcaataatctgaCTTTACAccataaagaacttaaaaaagtAGAACTAAACCTAAAGCcatcaaaaggaaggaaaaaagaaaaattagaggtAAAATtgagattagaaaaataataaagaaaaccaataaaaacaaGAGTTGATTCTCTGAAAATCTGAATAATACTGACAGAACTTTAACtgaattaacatacaaaaaaaaagagaatcaaataataaaatcagaaactaaaaacagaacattacaacagatttcacagaaataaaaagaattataagagaATACTTTGAACAATTGTATATCAATAGGTGGGATAACCTAAATGAAATGGATAAACggataaattattagaaaaatacaacCCGCAAATTTTGAatcataaagaaacagaaaatctgaacagtcATTATGACCAGTCAGGAGACTGAATCAGAAGTCAGAAACCTCTCAGTAAAGAAAAGTCCAGACTAAGTGGTTTTACTGGCAAATtccaccaaatatttaaagaagaattaagacCAAAATTCTTCAAAGTCTTTCAAAATTTGCaaaggagggaacacttccaaactcattgtaAAACTCAGCATTACTCTAATGCAAAGCCAGACAGAGGAGAAAATTACTTCAACACAGTAAAGTCTATATACAAAAACACCATAGCTAACATTATTCCCAATGGCAAGAGactgaaaacatttcttttgctcctgaaagatcaggaaaaagacaaggatgaaTTTTTGTTCACTTCTGTTTGAGATAGTACTGAAAGTTTAACACACCCCCTACCCCAAACAATagacaagaaatggaaaatataaaatatctaaataacaaagaaaaaaggtaaattaaaaatttaaaaactctaacTCTTCATATATGTTTAATCATACAGTTTTGTGCATGtatgtttttaattgttatatctcattgtggtttctatgggtttgatttgcatttttctaaagaTTATTGCTGTTGAACATACTCacatgtgctttttggccatttgtatagcacctttgaagaaatgtctattcaagtcctatATTCCCAAAATAAGTAAAAGTGTGATCTCAAataaatgtatgtacatatatgttcattgcagcattgatcacaacagaaaaatgtgaagtAGTACACGTGTccttcaatggatgaatgaataaaaagaaatatggtttcttatgtattttatggtaaatacataaaatggaatattattctaccCTAGGAAGAAAGAATATTCTGACATATGATACAGTACAACATAAAAGAACTTTGAGAACatgaaatgaaaaaagccagtcacaaaaagcaCACATATACTGTATGATTAAACATACATGAAGAGTTagagtttttaaatgtatacagaCGGAAGGTAGAATGATGTTTGGCAAGCTCTGGAGGAAAGGGAAATGGTGAAATTGTTGGTTAACGGATttagagttttagttttgcaagatgcaAAAGCATTCTGGAggttggttgcacaacaatatgaatgtatttaatactactgaactgtacacatgaaaatgattaagatgacacattttatgttacatgtttcttaacacaattaaaagaaaacaattattattcAAAGCTTTCAGAAGTTTGGCAGTGAAAATATCTATACCTACAGCTCTTTGAGAAGAACTACTCattatgtaaagaaataaatctaAGAAATGTTGGAGGCC
The Papio anubis isolate 15944 unplaced genomic scaffold, Panubis1.0 scaffold357, whole genome shotgun sequence genome window above contains:
- the LOC100999874 gene encoding myeloid cell nuclear differentiation antigen; its protein translation is MANEYKKILLLKGFELMDEYHFIIIKSLLAYDLGLTTKMQEEYNRIKISDLMEKKFQGVACVDKLIELAKDMPPLKNLVNNLRKEKSKVARKMKAQGVVLMKKINQEEVGLVAPAPTARNTLTSEVGERIPVAQKRKTLNKGKTEAKRNKVPQEQSEPPRPSGASTSAAMNHPPLPQTSSSTPSNTSFTQNQQTQAQCQVDTRRNVPQKDPVTVMVLKATAPFKYESPEHGKSTMFHATVASKTQYFHVKVFDISLKEKFIRKKVITISDYSECKGVMEIKEASSVSDFDQNFEVPNRIIEIANKTPKISQLYKQASGTMVYGLFMLQKKSIHKKNTIYEIKDNTGSMDVVGNGKWHNIKCEKGDKLRLFCFQLRTVNRKLKLVCGSHSFIKVIKAKKNKEGSMNVN